Below is a genomic region from Deinobacterium chartae.
GCGTCGAGGCCCGGACCGAGCGCCACAGAGGGAAACGGCACCGGACGCGCGGCTCCCCAGCCAAAACCACAACGAGCACCGGACCGGGACCTGCATCTGGACGGATAAAAGCCTTGGGGCGCAAGGTTGGCGCACGCTCAGTCATGCCCGTGCGCACCCCTCGAGGCTCCTATGGTTCCACCCCGTCTGCACGCCGCCCTGCTCGCTCTGTTCGTCACCTTCTTGTGGTCCACCTCGTGGGTTCTGATCAAACTGGGCCTGCACGATCTGCCCCCGCTGCCCTTCGCAGGCCTGCGCTACGCGCTGGCCTTCTTGTGCCTGCTGCCTTTTGCGCTGCTCGAGGGCACGCGCACCTCGAGGTGGCCAGGACCCCGTGAGCTGCGCGGCCTGGTGCTGTTGGGGCTGGTGCAGTACACCCTCACGCAGGGGGCGCAGTTTCTGGCACTCGCTTATCTGCCCGCCACCACGCTCAGCCTGCTGCTGACCTTCACGCCCGCGCTGGTGGCAGCGCTGGCCGCTGCCCTGCTGCGCGAGTCGCTCACGGCGGCCCAGGCGTGGGGTACTCTGCTGTTGCTGGGCGGCGCCGCCCTGTATTTCGGGCCACAAGCGGGCTCCGGCGTCTCCCCCATCGGCTTGGCGGTGGCCCTGATCGGCCTGCTGGCCAACGCGTCCCAGGTGCTGCTGGGCCGCGCATTCGGGCGCGCCGGGCGGCTCTCGGCGCTGCAGATCACCACGGTCAGCATGGGAGCGGGAGCGGCAGCGCTGCTGAGCGGCGGCACCCTGACGCAGGGCTGGCCTGTCCTTACGGAACATCACCTGCTGCTGCTCG
It encodes:
- a CDS encoding DMT family transporter translates to MVPPRLHAALLALFVTFLWSTSWVLIKLGLHDLPPLPFAGLRYALAFLCLLPFALLEGTRTSRWPGPRELRGLVLLGLVQYTLTQGAQFLALAYLPATTLSLLLTFTPALVAALAAALLRESLTAAQAWGTLLLLGGAALYFGPQAGSGVSPIGLAVALIGLLANASQVLLGRAFGRAGRLSALQITTVSMGAGAAALLSGGTLTQGWPVLTEHHLLLLGWLAVVNTALAFTLWNVALRHLSALEASLINNTMLVQIALLALVFLNERPSAVQWAGMALALVGVVIAQRFSPPRPQRPRA